TAATTAAGAAGTTATCAACGGATAATTCTATTAAACTGGATTGAAATGAAGATAATCTCTTGTCCTGTTACTTTGAATTCTCAGTTGCTACCTTCCTTAGAATGCTCGGGATTAGATTGAattctataaataatatataaataaatgtgtctaaatgtttttatttagcTATACTTACTAGATACTAAAGCATTAAAGTTTGAATCTGATAACAATTATTTGCAGTAGTTTTTGAAGAGACGGCAAATCTACTAGCTGTGTAAGAGTATCGTCTTCACAAATATTGTAGTTTAACAACTTCATACTCTTTCAACTCAGAAATTATGAGAGGATCGATTAATTTGAGGTTTCtactagattaaaaaaaagacaaaataattaaacaattatgCGAAAAATCAATAGAAGAAAATAGGTTGGGTGAGTGGATACATCTTGTACTCTTTTCACctctttaataaattatgttttgctgataaaggaataaaagaaaataggtaGGTATTAGAATATCCTTAGTTTTCCCCTAAAGTAATTTCTTTCTCATCTAGTTCTCTTCTTGTGATTAACATCCAATACTCTATTTTAACTTACCCTTAATTTCTTGGCAAGTAAACCTTTATTCTTAATAATGAAACATAACTCCTTAGGCGCACAAAATTAGTAATAAGCATTAAGTTTAAGAAATTACAAACGGATGCATACAATCTAACCCTATTCAATAATTGTAAATACTGAAGAGAGTCGTTCACAAGAGAGCATTAAGAACAAATACAACAACTCAATTcacgaaaaaaaaatactgtagAATTTagaaagagaattttttttatatctataaaTTTGCATTTCAAAACCACACCATAtatcaaactattttttttatatcataaccCTTCGGttcatcagaaaaaaaaaaatctgactaATTTGGAATTCGATCGAAAATAAGTAAACTCTTgtcaaaaattactttcaacaagaattgaattcaaatattatcCAAACGATTGAATCTTAACTTTAACACATTGGAtttcaaactaatttaatttgtacaatttattttctcttggcCAAAGCTGATGCTCATATGTACCCAGCACTAGAGAGGAGCCAAAGTCACAACTGAAAAATGCTAAATTCATTTTAGTCTTATGAGCAATCACATGGGAATATTATGCTTTATAGCTAAAAGTTATATaagttattattactattattattattatttcggcTAAGGAGGGGGCTACACATAATCAGCTTCAACAATCAACAGAATATCTTCAATCTGTTGGCATCATCGGTAGATACATATATTTCATGATCATAAACCATTGCATTGGCAAGACAAATGGTAAAAGATTTACAAATATGAAGTATAATATGGGCTTGACAACTGTTGATTCAGTGATAGCGTAATTTCTTAGTAAAAAGCTTAAGAAATTCAGAGCCGATGTCATCAGAAAAACAAGCTACCCCAAGCTGCTATAAATGCAAAACCGCCAAATGGAGCCATGGTTGAATATTTTCTGTCTTCAAGAAATGCGACAGTATAACACCTAAAAATTCAACATTTACTTCAATATCATAAAGATGAATACAGCTTAATGATCATTCTAACTTTTTACCAATATTTCCTACCAAAAATCAGCATGCAGCAAGGCAATATTGTTATAGGCTAGTCTAATTTATAAATGTATTCTATATGCAACAGCTGAAAATGGCATCAGACCACATTCTAAGTGAATTGCAGAACCATCTGACATAAGATACTTCAAAATCTGACACAAAACATGTATGTTTTTGGTTTCCTACAGAGATTCAAAGAATAAATTATCCTTCTTCTCAAGAATGAACAAGTCAAAAACCATCCAACCTGCTCATCATCaagtcaagtaaaaaaaaaaacactaatattGGATAATGCATAACTGCTTCAAACAATGGGATGTAAATTCTAGAACTTTGcactcctttgttgcacaaaGATAATGAAAGTCAGATCGCAAATAAATATGTTAGTATTTTCCAAACTTAAATCTACAAATAATTCTCACTCTGATCTGTGTATTTCATGGGATGACTGGGACTCACCAATCACAAATAGGGAGCACTGAAATCTCCTAGACCTGTTTGCAAGCAGCTTCATTCTTCAGTTTGGGTAGTCAAAAACTCAAATTGCTAGTTTTTCTATTTCCTTTTAAAGACACGCCTTAAGAATCTTAGAACACACTCACATCACCGTTGTACCTAAGTAGACAACCTAACTTTGTTGATGTATTATAGGGATGTAAGTCCCTGTAATAATAAACACGGTCACATCCCACAGCATTGTCAAGTGTCAACcatatgatatgatataaaTGAGCATAACTCTGAAGATAACTGGTGCACTGCTCGTCTTCTGAAGCACCGGGTTAACCATCCCTTGGTTGGCATCTCTGACTCTGAAGTTagtgatttgatttttatagaGTTTGGACCCAGACTTTGGTTTAGTAAAAGCAATTATACATTATTCCATCATTAACATAAATAACTGAGTTTTCCCTTCAGTTCTGAGGACAAAATTATGCAGTAGTTCCCTTCCCATGTTGAAATCAATGTCTCACTTCTAATCACTTTGCCAAGGATCCCTTGGACCAACAGTCCAAACCTAATACTTCAGACAATATATGTGATACCCCACCTAGCTTTTATTTGTGCAACCAAGACAATGAAAAAAACTATTCATCTTTAACATCAACGTGGCAATGACTCAGCCTTTTAAACCTTGGTGGCTTAAAaaaataccccccccccccccccccNNNNNNNNNNNNNNNNNNNNNNNNNNNNNNNNNNNNNNNNNNNNNNNNNNNNNNNNNNNNNNNNNNNNNNNNNNNNNNNNNNNNNNNNNNNNNNNNNNNNTAAAAAAAAtaacccccccaaaaaaaaaaaaataaataaaagttactTTTAGTTCCAAAATAAGCATCACAAATAGTTTGGAAGGGAATTCCATGGTACAATAGAAACATAGTCATTTAAACTGCAACGGTAGAGATAGCACTTACGTCCCAGAGAAAGCCAAGATACCCGCTGTTAGAAGGCCTCCAaactgcaaaaaagaaaatgataacttGATGAGTCAAAAAACAAATAGGTGTTTTTATTTCACAAACACTCTACACTACAATGACTATATAATAGCaaaatagcatttttttttcaaaggggcgaaaagggaagagaaagtagGAAAATTGGGAAATGGGAACTTACAACATTGGGGTGTTTTGTAATTGGGGCGGCAACTAAGGCAGCTGTGTGAACCAAATGGTAAAGCGAAGCTGTGTGCCAAACCTTCACAAACAGATTCCAATTAAAATAAGCTTTATGATGCaatagaaatgaaaatgaaatgggAAAAAGGAAAGTGTAGAAAGAAAGAGACATCTTTGTAAGCAGGATTTTGGGGCTTGAAGACGTGGGCACCATAGGTTCCCAATCCAAGTGCTGCCACTCCTGTAATGTTTCAGTTTCAGTGAGTTATTATTGTTTCTGAAGAAAAGGATATGAAATATGATGAAATGGAAAGAGTGAAGACGATGATGACAAAGGGATTGTACCTGAAATCGCTGCAACTTTGTGCCAAACCTGAGGATCCATTGACTTTACCGTAAACGCAAACCAAAGTATAACTGTATGCAAtgtattctttctttcttaaaatttaGTTAAGCCAATGGCGTTCCATTAAGCAGTATTCTTATTCctagtgaattttagttttaattctttaaagtattttttaatttggtcataaaaaaaatgaaaattaaaatatttttttaataatatcttaAAGCATATGtcgtattttaatattttaattgaaataaaaataacctttttaataatatcttgaaaattaatatagatctttttaaattttgttggaAACCACAAAATCATAAAAGATGTTTGCATTAAATAGACCGTGAGGcttaaaaaatgtgatttttaataaattttattgaattagagaattttaaaagagactatgtttctaacatttttctttaataaattatagaaacaaaaatacaattaagtcaattaatttttttatatttgtaataagaaacattagataatttttttagatattgGTCACGTAATTTCATTTTCCCAACCAAAATGAGTATAATGTCTTAAGCATTTGTGTTAagagaaaaaaactaaacacaTTTAATGAAGAATGTAATATTAAATGTATGACTAATTAGcttatttcatattaaaaaaatatttgttaattgtaggagaaattttaataaaaaaatatattaacgtattatgattttaaaaataatttatttttatttaatgcttGCTTTTGTGAATCCTTAATTGTCCTAACAATACTTTGACATAATTTctaatgaatttttctcaaaatcatAACTACTAGATTATAATGCTTTTtattctccatttttttaatttattgtttcttttgcttctatttcttttttaattactttgacAAGCACAAATACAATAATCCACTTGTATCCCTCTCCAAATTTTTGTGATCAATTCCCAACTTAATTCCTacgtttttacaataaaattttctttttgctgCATATCATCTCTGGGCAACTTGTAAAAGGAGTAGTAATACACAGCCATTGCTGATCAATCAGTCGTTACGTTTGGCGCAGATCACATATTAACCAAATCCTAAGAATCCTATGATATGGCCAAATACAAGTGTACATACAAagcaaaataaaactaaaaacagtACCCTTGAAAAGTTTGAAGGAGTAAAAAGAAAACTGAACAGCCaaataagagaaagagaaaagagagtAGACCAAAATCCCAGTGTTTAATGAGCAGAGTGGCTTGTGGATGATTTCTTAAAATCAATCTTGTCAACCTTAACCTCTCCATCAATAAGTTCGTATACATAAACCACAACTCGCAGACCATCGATGTCCATAAGGACAAAACTTGGGTTCACATCATAAGTGATGCTGCTGTAGGCACCGGTTGCAGAACCTGGATTTATAACCACACCCCCCTCGTGTTTGTAAGCTGTAAATTGATGGGTGTGACCTGTGACAAGGATGTCTACATCAAGCTGCCTCTGTAGCATTGCCAGCGAGTCTAGGTCTCCCCATGGAATAACCTTCACAACCAAAGCACtcataattatcatataacaaTACATAATACAGCGCAGTTTAAGTTTCTACTAAACATAACTACTAACAGTTTCATAAAAATCCAATCACAGGAGGAATATGGTTGAATGGAAAAAGTTGCAGCtggaacaaaaaaataaaacagatgTAAATTGCACCTGTTAAGCACCATCAACCAAGTTAAGAAAGAGAATAAATAAACCTACACAAGCGCAACCTAAAGTAGCAGAATGAAGTAAATCATTCAGCTCAGATTAAAGCTGTTAGCTGTAGCAAGACCCAAAGTAATATACAGGAATGACTAGCTACTCCAACCCAAACACTTTTTTATAGTTACCTAAAATCATAGACCTTTGAACAGAAAACCCAGAGTGCAGCACCCATCAACTGCCAAGTAAATAATATCTAGAAGGGGTCTGGAATGTGGGGGCATATTGGAAAGTGATTAACTTTGAGTGATGCCGGTACAGGGTCAATGGTGGTTTCCATTTGCCATGCTTGGCTCTTGGATTGCAAGCTTGTGAGAGAAATTTTGATGGGGTGAAAAATAAATCAACCTTTTTGTGGGttgtaattgaaattttaaaacctttGAATTAATCCCAAATAAGTCCCTAGTCATTGACCTTAGCCGTTCATTTTTGTACTAGTATATCAAAGGTAATTTCGTTATGATTCATCCACGCTCCCAATTTTCTTAGGtccatttaagaaaaaaaaacagggcAAATAATATCAGAGTCAAAATCAGACCTGATGGCCATGGCATAGTCCCAGCTTAAATTGGCCAATGGTTAGTGTTTTGGTCTCCGGATATTTCGTCTCTTCATCATACTCACCACGAGTTATATGCAAGTCTGGACAAAGAGTCTTTAAGTAGTCACGAATTTCCTGAAGATAAATGAGGTAATTAGCTTATGCATTCAACCACTAAAAACATATCTAATTCCATATCATGCAAGTTaatgtgaataaaataaatagcatataaaaaaaatagaaccatAACAAAtgtactaaattatttttagtagaTGCAGATGGATAATACAAAGGGGGAAAATAATGCATGAACAGAAGTTATGCTACAAGAATGTGACAGTAACCATGCTACCAATGGCAGAATAGTAAAACAACATAAATCATTATTAAACCCCCATTCTGCTGTCATAAATAACATGGTTTCCCTGATATAAACAAACTTGAAAACCAGTTTTATATGaataagaaaatgtttttggttacagaaaaaaatgatgtttcATTGTATCAACAAGAAAACAGTGTGGGGGAGACAATGAACAGCTTTCAATTTGCCCTATGCTACACAAATATTAAGGAGCATCCCACCAGGCTTTAACATGGTTTCACCACTGGCCACAGGATTACAAACCTTCAACGCACATGCCCAGGATTACCCAGTTTTACAAATTTTCAATAgtccaattttctttctaagAAGCATGGACAATGACGAAGACACAGGACATAACACAGACAAGGTGAGTGCGACAAAACAAAATCTGATGTGTCCTACAGCTAAATGTTCTAGTACACACAT
The genomic region above belongs to Glycine max cultivar Williams 82 chromosome 14, Glycine_max_v4.0, whole genome shotgun sequence and contains:
- the LOC100527017 gene encoding uncharacterized protein LOC100527017, with the translated sequence MDPQVWHKVAAISGVAALGLGTYGAHVFKPQNPAYKDVWHTASLYHLVHTAALVAAPITKHPNVFGGLLTAGILAFSGTCYTVAFLEDRKYSTMAPFGGFAFIAAWGSLFF
- the LOC100306173 gene encoding vacuolar protein sorting-associated protein 29-like isoform X1, with product MVLVLALGDLHIPHRAPDLPAKFKSMLVPGKIQHIICTGNLCIKTLCPDLHITRGEYDEETKYPETKTLTIGQFKLGLCHGHQVIPWGDLDSLAMLQRQLDVDILVTGHTHQFTAYKHEGGVVINPGSATGAYSSITYDVNPSFVLMDIDGLRVVVYVYELIDGEVKVDKIDFKKSSTSHSAH
- the LOC100306173 gene encoding Vacuolar protein sorting-associated protein 29-like; translated protein: MVLVLALGDLHIPHRAPDLPAKFKSMLVPGKIQHIICTGNLCIKEIRDYLKTLCPDLHITRGEYDEETKYPETKTLTIGQFKLGLCHGHQVIPWGDLDSLAMLQRQLDVDILVTGHTHQFTAYKHEGGVVINPGSATGAYSSITYDVNPSFVLMDIDGLRVVVYVYELIDGEVKVDKIDFKKSSTSHSAH